A DNA window from Aspergillus nidulans FGSC A4 chromosome I contains the following coding sequences:
- a CDS encoding uncharacterized protein (transcript_id=CADANIAT00006801), producing MSSLPRKENARSRRAARACTRCHSRKVRCDGSITGFPCTNCRLDARPCILHSGKRDKERQLFKAVAKERSNGYPTPAPDRVSLTFFKSQMTLKVPIQEILDVFVKHYFIYVHPFLPVVDEAVFWAKYRGLDSSAGKISTLLFQTMLFAASPFIPIEAAKECGYDSLISARDDLYRRAKRLYESGIEKDRLVIAQACLLLTWYTTDAERSTNSRWLRIAIRYAKKEQAHLYHKMPQLGSKRKVSDLKRLWWCCMIRDRIISLGMRRPIQITPDEFDLQLQEGLSLRDLEEECLNSEVYTSEIKIALCGVLASLCHLVAAVTDVIMLVYPTTQNMPFSLADRRAQLNRLEETKFALLDWELNWVANPDGKEYYIHPSLTLHTNLCAIYFQSARIALCNRICLLIGHNAYLTDETDLSRIESCRADLASAICSTAHNVKQLILNGVADKLPISAYALPSSSHCSLGILLSIQTQLSPTPEDKELHELMLVFFTEVFRFFRSQYYTRLILAVSWKALELCQPRTQTQTQTLLQHQPSSDTSDISIGTTVVSSENGTSGNSDSNELILHGQRQLIPENALFYYPDLFQLKLTDYIRLLQYVDEFMSLRSMPGENAIYQAPSPALAPAPAIETHVQLQRQQAHAHARTYSHSSICSISSTRPAVTSTTGATAVNSPGCSSTIYSVDGVAVDPTSPKWTEDYFWVYFGEKELEGEPLQTAFTPNAGSPSNSSSVVSEIGGDSVSGNKNENGKSPQSHASVPPRDSGTPGTPKQEWMETQGTCRELAVVPAPADPASTAVQNMLDCLPLLGE from the exons ATGTCGTCTCTGCCCAGGAAAGAGAACGCCCGCTCCAGACGCGCCGCTCGTGCTTGCACCCGCTGCCACTCCCGCAAAGTCCGCTGCGACGGCTCCATCACCGGCTTTCCCTGTACAAATTGTCGTCTAGACGCTCGACCGTGTATACTGCACTCAGGGAAGCGGGATAAGGAGAGGCAGCTGTTCAAGGCCGTTGCGAAGGAGCGCAGCAATGGCTACCCTACACCAGCCCCAGACCGGGTCAGTTTGACCTTTTTCAAGTCACAGATGACGCTCAAAGTTCCTATCCAGGAGATTTTGGATGTGTTCGTGAAGCACTACTTTATATATGTGCATCCGTTCCTACCGGTAGTTGATGAGGCCGTATTCTGGGCAAAGTATCGGGGATTGGATTCGAGTGCGGGCAAGATCTCGACATTGCTCTTTCAGACAATGCTCTTCGCTGCTAGTCCG TTCATTCCGATTGAAGCCGCCAAAGAATGCGGGTACGATTCCCTGATATCTGCGCGGGACGATCTCTACCGACGAGCCAAG CGCCTCTATGAGAGCGGTATCGAGAAAGACCGTCTGGTAATCGCCCAAGCCTGCCTCCTCCTGACCTGGTACACCACCGATGCCGAGCGCTCCACCAATTCCCGCTGGTTACGCATCGCAATCCGATACGCGAAGAAAGAGCAAGCACATCTATACCATAAGATGCCACAATTAGGTTCAAAGAGGAAAGTATCGGACCTCAAGCGCCTCTGGTGGTGCTGCATGATCCGAGACCGGATCATCTCGCTCGGCATGCGTCGTCCGATCCAGATCACCCCGGATGAATTcgatctgcagctgcaggaggggCTGTCTCTTCGAGACCTAGAAGAGGAGTGCCTGAACTCGGAAGTCTATACTTCTGAAATAAAGATCGCCCTCTGCGGCGTCCTTGCCAGCCTATGCCATCTTGTGGCGGCAGTCACAGATGTGATCATGCTTGTCTACCCGACAACGCAGAACATGCCGTTCAGCCTGGCGGATCGGCGGGCACAACTGAACAGACTTGAAGAGACAAAGTTTGCGTTGCTAGATTGGGAGCTCAACTGGGTAGCGAATCCAGATGGGAAGGAGTACTATATCCACCCATCGCTAACACTTCATACGAATCTCTGTGCTATATACTTCCA ATCCGCCCGCATTGCCCTCTGCAACCGTATCTGCCTCCTAATCGGCCATAATGCCTACCTAACAGACGAAACCGACCTATCCCGTATCGAATCCTGTCGAGCCGACCTTGCTTCGGCCATTTGTTCAACAGCCCACAACGTAAAACAGCTAATTTTGAATGGGGTCGCCGATAAATTGCCTATAAGCGCGTATGCATTACCATCTTCAAGCCACTGTTCACTTGGT ATCCTACTCAGCATCCAAACGCAGCTCTCCCCAACCCCTGAAGACAAAGAGCTCCACGAACTTATGCTTGTCTTCTTTACAGAggtcttccgcttcttccgcaGCCAATACTACACACGACTTATTCTGGCAGTTTCATGGAAGGCTTTGGAATTGTGTCAGCCGCGGACGCAGACCCAGACCCAGACACTTTTGCAACATCAGCCTTCATCCGATACCAGCGATATCAGTATCGGTACTACTGTGGTATCTAGTGAAAATGGTACTAGCGGCAACAGTGACAGCAACGAACTAATTTTGCATGGCCAGCGACAGCTTATACCAGAAAATGCTCTATTCTACTACCCGgacctcttccagctcaaacTCACAGATTATATCCGCCTGCTCCAGTACGTGGATGAATTTATGTCGTTGAGGAGTATGCCCGGGGAGAATGCTATATATCAAGCCCCGTCGCCTGCtctagctccagctccagctatCGAGACTCATGTTCAATTGCAACGACAACAAGCGCATGCGCACGCAAGGACATACTCGCATAGTTCAATATGCTCCATATCGTCTACTCGGCCTGCTGTTACCTCTACCACGGGCGCCACTGCTGTCAATTCACCGGGATGCTCAAGCACGATTTACTCTGTTGACGGCGTGGCTGTAGATCCGACGAGCCCTAAGTGGACAGAAGACTATTTCTGGGTTTATTTTGGGGAGAAAGAGTTGGAAGGAGAGCCTCTGCAGACTGCCTTTACTCCGAATGCTGGTAGTCCAAGCAATAGTAGTAGTGTTGTCAGTGAAATTGGCGGCGACAGTGTGAGTGGGAACAAAAATGAGAATGGAAAAAGTCCCCAGTCCCACGCCTCTGTTCCACCTAGAGACTCCGGAACCCCTGGCACACCGAAACAAGAGTGGATGGAGACTCAGGGTACTTGTCGGGAATTAGCAGTGGTGCCCGCACCAGCAGATCCAGCCTCAACCGCAGTACAGAACATGCTTGATTGTTTGCCCTTGTTAGGTGAATAG